The genomic region TTCGGGCGCTTCTGAGCGGGTCGTACGTGTCGGAGGATCACGGCGGCGTTTGGGCCGCGTCGGTGGGGGCGATGTTTCTCATCCTGCCGCGACCGGATTTCGCCGATTCCGATGAGGTGCTCCGGTTTTCAAAGGAATTTCTCGCTCTGAAGAACGCGCAGAAGAAGGACGAGAGTGAAGAGCTGGCCGGAAAGCTCTTTTTCTACGCCCTGGTCATCGCCGAAAACGAGCGGCTGTTTCGCTCTCTCAAAGACGCGGATATCATGGAGCTGAGAAAATTGATGCGGCGGCTCAACGCCTCTCTCTTTCGCTTGTATACCAAGATCAGCCTCTCCTCGGACCGGGATGCCGAAGATCAATCATAGCCGGTCGGTTTACGTCTTTTTCCCGAATAATCCCATCAACTCCCTTTCCGTCACCGTCTTCCCGTCCGACAGGATGTGGCGAACCGTAACATCACGCTCATCGAGGACCGCCGCGATGATATGGCGGCGATGACAGCGGTTCGGATCCTTCTCCGCGCACATGACGGCGGTGTGTGCCTCTCCCGCTTCATTCAGGAGCGTATCGATCCCGGAATGAAACGACGGGTCCGCTATAGCCTGGGCATACGTCCTGGGCCGCGCGCCGTCCTCGTCTTTGATCCTCCCGCCGAGGGCGTCTCCCATGAAAAGATATCGGATGCCGGCGGATTCAAGCGCCCGTTTGATCTCCGTGCGGTTGAAGTGGGGGACGTGCCGGGAATAGGGCGCGCTTCGGACATCGACGACGCACCTGATGCCGTGGGTATGAAGGAGCCCGAGAAAGTCGTCGATCTCCATGTTGCTGTGGCCGATCGTCCAGACAACCGGCACATTTCGACACCGGGGGATCATGGGGAGGATGCGCCCTCACCGAGAGACGGGTCGAGGGTGATGGAGTCGACGGCGGTATTGAAGGTGTCTCTCCATTCGTCCAGCGACGCCGGTGGACAGCGAAGGGTCATCGTCACGATGTGGGTTGGGGTGTAGTACCGGACGATGTATATAATTGTATCGGGGAAGAGCGTGTTTTCCACCGTGGCCCGGGCGCACACCTCCATGCCGGGATGTCCGGAAAGCTCTCTGTTTTCGAGGGACAGTATCTCGAAGTCCGGCTTTGAGAAGGTGTTTTCGAAACTTATCGCCTCCCTCTTGAGAAAGGGAGACGCCGGATCGTTCGGTTCCGTCGCCGTCTCCGTATCCGATACCTCAGAAAGGAGTTCATTGCCGGTGGTTTCCTCGGCGATGAGGCTGAGACGGATGTCCCTGTTTTGGGCGGGGGAGAAGACGTCAAGTCCGTAATAGTCCCACAGGACCCATCCAACCGGGGGCGTGAAGGCGCACACCCCCAGCTCGTCCATGTAGCGCCCGTCGCTCATTTCGCCGTTGACGGCAAAGGCGGTTTTTACAGAGAACAGGAGCGCTAGCAGAAGGGCACACGCGAAGATGACGCAAAAAAGCCGATGACTTCCGGAAGATAAGCGAGGTGTCATATCCGATCCGTTCCGTGAATTTTTAAATGCCGTATTATAGCATGAAAGCGCCTAACTCCAAACGACGAAAGGGTGATGTTACGTTGACTTTCGTGCCAATGCATGGTACAGTACAAAAAATGAACGAAGAGTGTTCACCGCTCGCACCCACCCCGCGATACGACACCGGTGGTTTGTCCCTCGTCTGAACAGCGCTATTTAACCGAAGCCGAGCATGGATTGATACGTGTCAAAACGTGTAGAAGATATACATACATTTCTGGAACATTCTCTCGCCGGCGTCGCGATGCCCTCCCGGTATATCGGCGGGGAGATAAACACGACGGAGCGGGGGCCTGAGCCGGACGACCTCCGGTTTGTTCTGGCGTTCCCGGAGGCGTATGAGATCGGCATGAGCCATCTGGGAATATCCATTCTTGCCGATATCACAGGGAGGATGCCGGGCGTCTTCGTTGAGCGGGCGTACGCGCCCTGGGTGGATATGGAATCGCTGATGCGGCGGGAGGAGACGCCGCTCTTTACGCTGGAGACGAAGACGCCGCTGTGTGACGTCGATGTGATCGGCTTTTCTCTCATGTACGAGCTGACGTATACGAATGTTGTCTCCATGCTCGAGCTTTCCGGTATCCCCCCTCTGACGGCCGATCGAACCGATGGGCATCCCCTGATAATCGGCGGGGGCGCCGCGGTCTACAATCCGGAGCCGATCGCGGATTTTTTCGACGTCCTATTCATCGGCGAGGCGGATGAGGCGATAGAAGAGATCATCGAATATCTTCGTGATTGTCCCGACATGGAGAAAGAACGCCTTCTCCGAGGGCTGGAGAAGATAGACGGGGTGTATGTGCCCCGATTTTTTATGCCCCGGTATGAGCGCGGGCGCTTTGCGGGGATCGCTCGCTCGCCCGACGCCCCGAACGGCCCGGTCTCTGTCTCCCGCAGGGTGGTGTCGGACATCAACCGGGTGCCGGCTCCCCGGACTCCCGTGGTGCCGAATAAAAAGGCAATACACGACCGTATCAGCGTGGAGATCGCCCGGGGGTGCGGCAGGGGATGCCGGTTCTGCCAGGCCGGATTTGTCTACCGACCGGTACGGGAGCGGGACGTCGATATGGTGATCGACTCCGCCCTCACGGCCCGGGAAAGCACCGGCATGGAGGAGGTGTCGCTTTTGTCTCTCTCCTCCGGCGATTACGGCAGAATCGAGACTCTCATGTCCCGCCTGATGGATCACCTGGCGCCTCTCAAGGTGGCGTTGGCGGTGCCGTCTCTCAGGGTGGGGAGTCTCAAGCGGGAGATGATGGAGACGATTTTGCGGGTGAGGAAGACCGGTTTTACCATCGCCCCGGAGGCGGGGAGCCAGCGGCTCAGGGATGTCATCAACAAGAACGTGACGGAGACTGAGATCACCGACGCCGTTCAGGCGGTGTTCGACGCCGGCTGGCGGCTTCTGAAGCTCTATTTCATGATCGGTCTCCCCACGGAGACGGACGAGGACCTCGACGAGCTGTGCCGTCTGGTCGAGTTGGTGGACAGGAAGGTTCGTCGCGTCAAGAAGGGCGGCTTGAACGTGAGCGTCTCGACCTTTGTTCCCAAGCCCCATACCCCCTTCCAGTGGCAGCCTGCCCTTCCGATCGCCGAGACAAAGCGGAGGCAGGCTCGGATTTCCAAAAGACTCAAAGGGCTCCGGGCGTCGGTGAAGTTTCACGACGCCGAGATGAGTTATATGGAGGCGGTCTTCGCCCGGGGGGATCGACGGCTCTCCCGAGCGGTGATGGAGGCGTATCGTTTGGGGTGTCGATTCGACGGCTGGACGGAACGGTTCGATTTTTCCCTCTGGGAGGAGGCGTTCAGGCGGGCGGGTCTCTCCCCGTCCGATTACACGGAAGCGGCGTATGACCGAACAGAGCCCCTCCCCTGGAGCCATATCGAGACCGGCGTAACCGCGGCCTACCTGTGGGAGGAGCGGCGGCGGGCGTTCGACGGTGTAACCACCCCGGATTGCGCATCGAATGGATGCACCGGCTGCGGGGTATGCGGGGATGGTCTTGCGACCGTGAGGGTGACGGAGGCGGGGGAGACGGCGGGAGGGAGCGGTATAATCCCGGATACACCGGAGGAAGACACGGAGAGGTATCGTTATCTGTGCGTCTATTCCCGATCGGGCCAGGCCCGGTTCCTGAGCCATCTGGAAACCGCGTCGGTCATCATCCGCGGCATGGCGAGGGCGGGACTTCCCCTGAAATATTCCGAGGGTTTCAATCCGAAGCCGAAGGTCAGCTTCCTGGACGCGCTTCCCGTGGGGGTGGAGACCGAAGGAGACCCCTTCGTGGTGGAGCTGACCGAGCGGGTATGCGAGGACGACCTTCGGGAAAGACTGAGCGCCCGGCTTCCCCGGGGGATTCGCCTGGAGGCGGCGTGTGCGATAGCCGCATCCGGGAACATGTCCAAGCGGTATCTGCAGCTGTCGTACCGGATAGCGCTTGTGGGCGCGGACGTTCCCCTCCCGGACGTCGACGAGTCGATCGACGCATTTTTATCCCGGGACGAGGTGTGGTTTGAGGGCGGGGGCGATGCGAAGAAGAAGCGCATAAACGTCCGACCGTTTGTGGAATCGATGGAGTACCACCGGGAGTCCGAAACCCTGACCTTTGGGCTTGTGCGCATCAACGGATCGGCGCCCAGCCCCTATCGGGTGGCGTCGGCCCTTTTGGGGGTGAGGGAGAGGGACCTCAGAAACTGCAGGGTGGTCAAGGGGGAGAGCACGTCCGATTTTTTCCAAGACACGGCGTCCGAGGACGTCCCGATGTCTCAAGAAAGAGAAAAGAATTATACGGCGAAAGCATGAAGTCATATATCATCATAGATTCCCACCCGTGGGAGACCAGAGCCGCACTGGTGGAAAACGGCGTGGTCGCGGAGCTTTTCATCGAGCGGCCCAAGGACCTGGGCGTCTCCGGCAACATCTACAAGGGTAAGGTCATCCGCGTTCTTCCCGGCATGGAGGCGGCCTTCGTCGATATCGGCCTGGAACGGGCGGCGTTTTTATATGTCACCGATTTCTACGACGACTTCGACGAGTTCGACGCCTTCATCGAGAGAAACGGAGAAATGGCCGGGGGTGAGGGCGACGAGGAACGCCGACAGGTACACAGTGTTGATGTGATAGAGGGACTCATCAGGCGGGGTCAGGACGTGCTGGTGCAGGTGTCCCGGGAGCCGCTGGGAGGAAAGGGCGCCAGGATCACCTCCCACATCTCGCTGCCCGGGCGGTTTCTGGTGTTGCTGCCGACAATGGAGCGGATCGGCATCTCCCGCCGGATAGACGACGAGGAGGAACGACATCGGCTCAAGGAGCTTATTGAGGCCATCAAGCCGCCGGGAGTCGGCTTTATCGTGCGTACCGCGGGATGGGATATGACCGAGGAAGAGCTGCGGGCGGACATGGAGTTTCTCATCAAGCTGTGGCGCGCCATCATGGAGAGAAAGGAAAAGGCCTCCTCGCCCAGCCTCATACATCGAGAGCTGGACCTGTCTCTTCGGGTGGTGCGGGATCTGCTGACCCAGGATGTGGACCGGCTGCTGATAAACTCCAACGACGAGCAGAAACGGCTTCTGGAATTCGCCGACGACTTCATGCCCCGGGTGGCGGACAAGATCAGGATATATGAGGGGACGGACCCCATTTTCGAGGATTACGGGCTGGAAGCGGAGATCGAGCGGGCGTTGGGGAAGAAGGTGTGGCTGAAATCCGGCGGATATATCGTCATCGAGGTGACGGAGGCCCTCACCGCCATAGATGTCAACACCGGAAAGTTCGTGGGCAAGCGGGATCTGGAGGATACCATCCTGAGGACGAATCTTGAAGCGGTCAAGGAGATCGCCCATCAGCTCAGGCTTCGGAACATCGGCGGATTGGTGATTATCGATTTTATCGATATGGAGCACGTAAAGAATCGAGAGCGGGTCTACGAGGCCCTGGATGAAGCCCTGAAGGTGGACAAGAGAAAAACCAATATCCTCAAGATATCGGATCTCGGCATTGTGGAAATGTCCCGAAAACGAAACAGAGAGAGCCTCACCCAGATCCTCACGGATGCATGCTCCTACTGCGACGGCAAGGGATATGTCAAATCCCGCAGAACGATCTGTTATGATATTTTCAGGGAAATCGACCGGAACGGGGCGAACCGCGCCGGCGAAAAGCTGGTGGTGATGGTCAATCCGGACGTGGCGGCCATGCTGTACGATGAGGAATGGGAGGTAGTGGAATACCTGGAACGGCTCGTTGGAAAGCGGATCGTCATCAGGTCTGTGGCAAGCCTCCACGTGGAGGATTACGACATCCACTACGGATAGTGTTTCATACGTATTGTTGCGGTTAGGCGGCCCCACGTTCTTTTTCGGTCGTGCCGAAAGCCCTTTTCCACCGTGTATATGATCATTTCTCACATTCCCGGCGATTGATTTCTTGAATGGAGGGATATCCATCGAAGGGGATACTCCGGGCGTACGTGGAACGGTTTTTTCGTATGCAAAAAAGAGAGATATCGCAAGATATTATGAGTAATTATCAGTAAAATTGAGAAATAGTTGACTATTTGGCTTTCATTGCGGATTATATCTGATTTATTCTGCTGATAGTTCTTGCAATTTGAAAGTCATTGTCATACCATATCGTTAGCACTCAATAGCATTGAGTGCTAATATTTTTTTTCAACAGGTTACGCACACAGTACAATAGTGGTTTAGAAATATCACATCTAAAAGGAGTTGGAACATCATGAAAATCAAACCTTTACAGGACAGGGTGATCGTCAAGCGTGTCGATGAGGAGGAAAAGACCTCCGGCGGGATCATCATCCCCGATACCGCAAAGGAAAAGCCGATGGAAGGCGAAGTTGTGGCGGTCGGCGGAGGAAAGATACTCGATAACGGCACCAAGGTCCCCATGGACGTGAAAGCGGGGGATCGGGTTCTGTTCGGCAAGTATGCCGGCACGGAAGTGAAAATCGACGGTGTTGAGCACCTGATTATGAGAGAGGATGATATCCTCGGAATCATCGAGAAGTAAGGGAGGCACACGATAATGGCAAAAGAGATTAAATTCGATCAGGATGCGAGGGAAAAAATCCTCAAGGGTGTCAACACCCTCTCCAATGCGGTGAAGGTGACCCTCGGTCCCAAGGGAAGAAACGTGGTGCTCGAGAAGTCTTTCGGCGCTCCCACCATCACCAAAGACGGTGTGACGGTGGCCAAGGAAATCGAGCTCGAGGATAAATTCGAGAACATGGGCGCCCAGATGGTCAAGGAAGTCGCCTCAAAGACCTCGGATGTGGCCGGCGACGGAACCACCACGGCAACACTTTTAGCCCAGGCGATTTTCCGGGAAGGCGCAAAGCTCGTCGCCGCCGGGAACGACCCCATGAGCATCAAGCGGGGCATCGACAAGGCGGTCGGCGCCGTTGTCGACGAGCTGGGAAAGATTTCCAAGCCGACCAAGGACCAGACCGAGATCGCCCAGGTGGGCACCATCTCCGCCAACAACGACGAGACCATCGGAAACATCATCGCCGACGCGATGGCCAAGGTGGGCAAGGAAGGCGTTATCACCGTGGAAGAGGCCAAGGGCATGGATACCACCCTTGACATCGTCGAGGGTATGCAGTTCGACCGCGGCTATCTGTCCCCCTATTTCGTGACGGACGCCGAGCGCATGGAAGTGGTCCTGGATGAGCCCTACCTGCTGCTTCATGAAAAGAAAATCTCCAGCATGAAGGACCTCCTGCCGATCCTTGAGAAAATCGCCAAGACCGGCCGACCCTTCATCATCATCGCCGAGGATATCGAGGGCGAGGCCCTGGCCACTCTGGTGGTCAACAAGCTCCGGGGCACCCTGAGCTGTGTCGCCGTCAAGGCCCCCGGTTTCGGCGACCGCAGGAAGGCCATGTTGGAAGACATCGCCGTCCTCACCGGCGGCAGGCTCATCGCCGAGGATCTGGGAATCAAGCTTGAGAACATCGAGCTGGACGACCTGGGCAAGGCCAAGCGCATTGTGGTGAACAAGGAAGACACCACCATCATCGACGGTGCGGGAAGCAAGGCGGACCTGGAAGGTCGGGTGAAGCAGATTCGCACCCAAATTGAGGATACAACATCCGATTACGATCGTGAGAAGCTCCAGGAGCGGCTGGCGAAGCTCATCGGCGGCGTGGCGGTCATCAATGTGGGCGCGGCCACCGAGGTGGAGATGAAGGAAAAGAAGGCCCGCGTCGAAGACGCTCTTAACGCCACCCGGGCCGCGGTGGAAGAGGGAATCGTCCCCGGCGGCGGTGTGGCCCTGCTGCGCTGCCTGAAGGGTGTCGACGCCCTGAAGCTCTCCGATGCCGAGACCTTCGGCGCCAATATCATCAAGCGCGCTCTCGAGGAGCCGGTACGCCAGATCGCCGAGAATGCAGGTCTGGAAGGCTCCATCGTGGTGGAGAAGGTCAAGGAAGGCAAGGAAGGCTTCGGCCTGAACGCCCAGAAGATGGAATACGAGGACCTTATGAAAGCGGGTATCATCGACCCGACCAAGGTGACCCGTATCGCCCTGCAGAACGCCTCATCTGTGGCGGGGCTGCTTCTGACCACCGAGGCCATGGTGGCGGAGATCCCCGAGGAGCACGGGGGAGGCGGCATGCCCGCAATGCCCGGCGGTATGCCCCCCGGCGGGATGTACTAATATCCTGTCTGCGGCTTCACATAAAAAAGGCGCCCCCGGTGTGTACATCGGGGGCGCTTTCCATTATAATCATCTTGACATTTTCTTCTCGTCACTATAGAAAGTTATGTCATGAAATACAGTATACGAGCGGCGATATCCGGTTTCCTCCTTGCGGCGGTGATGCTTTTGGCCGTCACCGGTTTTCCTCAGGAATCGGAGATCATCCAAAACCAGGTGAACATGTTCCTGTCTATTATCGAAAACCGCACCGAGCGGATTGAACAGGACAAAAAGGACGTGGAGGCATATTATGAGCGGGGAACCGCTCGGTATCGCCTGGGGCTTTTGTACCTGTTCACCTACGAGCCTCCCTATACCGACGAGCAAATTGAAACCGTCAAGAATCTCTTTGATTTGGCGGTTGAGGATTTTTCCGAGGTTATAAAGCGGGATAAGGATAATTATGACGCTTATATATCCCGGGGCATGGTCTACGGCCAGATGGACCTCTCCTTTGCTGCCGTTGCTGATTTTACCCACGTGATAGTTGAGGATCCTCAGAACGACAAGGCGTATTACGCTCGGGGCAGGGAATACTGGGAGATGGAGCGTTACGAGGAGGCGAAGATGGACTACGATCGCGCCTGTGAGCTGAACCCTGAGTGGCTTGAGTACTTTTACAAATAATGAGAATAAGATCGATACAGATTGTGACGGCCGTGCTTGTGCTGTTGATTTCGGCCCCTGTTTTATCTCAGGATGCCGGCGAACTCGTTCGTGAGGGAGTTTCGTACCTCGCCGCCGGAGACTTTGAAGCGGCAGGGGAGCTTCTCGATCGGGCCGTCGCGGAAGATCCTGATAATCCGTATGCGTATGCATACCGCTCGATGGCACAGGTCCAGCTCGGGATGTACGGCGAAGCGATAGACGACGCGCTGAAAGTGCTGGAATACTCGGAACGCATGGGGGCGAAGGACGCGGACCCTCTCAGGCTGATGGCGCTCTCCAATCTGGGGACGGCGTACATCAGAATGGAAAAATACGAGGCGGCGGTGGCGGTGTTGGATGAGCTGATCGACACAGACGGCGACGATCCAATTCCCTATTTTCTGCTGGGCGAGGCATATCGGGGCATGGACGGCGAGGATGGGCTCAAGCGGGCGCTGGACGCATACACAAAGGCGATACGACTCGACCCGGAATACGCCGCGGCGTACTTTTATCGGGGAGTGGTGAAGACGCGCCTGGGAGACGAGGAGGGAGGCATCATAGACAGGGAGACCGCTATCGGATTGGACTCCGTATATCTGGAAAAGTAGCCCCAACGCACGAAAACAAGTCTATGCACGGCGGGCCTCGAGATCGTTCTCGAGGCCCGTTTTAATTCTAATAATGTTCGATGGTGCTATATATGTGGAGAAAACAGGTATCTGATGAAAACCACGTCCTGACTCGGAAGAGCGGGGCACCATCACCGCCTCGACGGGAAGACGAATAAAAGCCGCATATCTCTCCCTCCCCCCCTCCCCCCCGGACGTTCAGTAATTTCTCTCCAGCTCCAGCTCCACCTTGTGGAAGATGTCGGTAATCATCATGATGATCTCGTATCTCGTCCCCGGCGTAATCTGCATTGGGACGTGTTTGGAGATCTCCATCCAGCAGTTGTTCCCCTCCTCGTCGAAGTATATCTCAAGGGCGACCCGGAAGCCGATGATCTGCGATCGGATCGATGCGGTTATACACGCGGGGTCCTTGGTCTCCCTCACCTTCCACTCGTTTTCTTCCAGCACCGTGATGGCGGCTTCACGCACGTCCGCCAGTTCGTGGGCGTAGTACATTCTATCCCGGCGCGTACGATCCTCGGAGTAGGAGAAGGGCGCGTACTGACAGGAAGTGAGAAAAAGGGCTAGGATGATTAAAACGGGAACTATTTTTTTCATATAATCACCTGTATATGCACAGAACCGCCCCGTCCGGACGTCCGCGAGAGGAGGCGCGGAGCGGGCACCGCACATTATTCTTCATACCCCAGGTTATCCTCATAAATCGTATATTCGCTTGCTTCCTTGAGTTTTTTCAGATGGTTCATGATGATCTCATCCTGGCTGTCGTAATAATATTGTTCCAAAAGATGATCCTTGTCTTCCATCTTGATGATGTGATACCCGTATTTTGTCTTGACGATATCGCTGATATCACCCGGTTTTTCCAGAGCGA from Candidatus Zymogenaceae bacterium harbors:
- a CDS encoding DUF488 domain-containing protein, producing MPVVWTIGHSNMEIDDFLGLLHTHGIRCVVDVRSAPYSRHVPHFNRTEIKRALESAGIRYLFMGDALGGRIKDEDGARPRTYAQAIADPSFHSGIDTLLNEAGEAHTAVMCAEKDPNRCHRRHIIAAVLDERDVTVRHILSDGKTVTERELMGLFGKKT
- a CDS encoding TIGR03960 family B12-binding radical SAM protein — its product is MSKRVEDIHTFLEHSLAGVAMPSRYIGGEINTTERGPEPDDLRFVLAFPEAYEIGMSHLGISILADITGRMPGVFVERAYAPWVDMESLMRREETPLFTLETKTPLCDVDVIGFSLMYELTYTNVVSMLELSGIPPLTADRTDGHPLIIGGGAAVYNPEPIADFFDVLFIGEADEAIEEIIEYLRDCPDMEKERLLRGLEKIDGVYVPRFFMPRYERGRFAGIARSPDAPNGPVSVSRRVVSDINRVPAPRTPVVPNKKAIHDRISVEIARGCGRGCRFCQAGFVYRPVRERDVDMVIDSALTARESTGMEEVSLLSLSSGDYGRIETLMSRLMDHLAPLKVALAVPSLRVGSLKREMMETILRVRKTGFTIAPEAGSQRLRDVINKNVTETEITDAVQAVFDAGWRLLKLYFMIGLPTETDEDLDELCRLVELVDRKVRRVKKGGLNVSVSTFVPKPHTPFQWQPALPIAETKRRQARISKRLKGLRASVKFHDAEMSYMEAVFARGDRRLSRAVMEAYRLGCRFDGWTERFDFSLWEEAFRRAGLSPSDYTEAAYDRTEPLPWSHIETGVTAAYLWEERRRAFDGVTTPDCASNGCTGCGVCGDGLATVRVTEAGETAGGSGIIPDTPEEDTERYRYLCVYSRSGQARFLSHLETASVIIRGMARAGLPLKYSEGFNPKPKVSFLDALPVGVETEGDPFVVELTERVCEDDLRERLSARLPRGIRLEAACAIAASGNMSKRYLQLSYRIALVGADVPLPDVDESIDAFLSRDEVWFEGGGDAKKKRINVRPFVESMEYHRESETLTFGLVRINGSAPSPYRVASALLGVRERDLRNCRVVKGESTSDFFQDTASEDVPMSQEREKNYTAKA
- a CDS encoding Rne/Rng family ribonuclease; the protein is MKSYIIIDSHPWETRAALVENGVVAELFIERPKDLGVSGNIYKGKVIRVLPGMEAAFVDIGLERAAFLYVTDFYDDFDEFDAFIERNGEMAGGEGDEERRQVHSVDVIEGLIRRGQDVLVQVSREPLGGKGARITSHISLPGRFLVLLPTMERIGISRRIDDEEERHRLKELIEAIKPPGVGFIVRTAGWDMTEEELRADMEFLIKLWRAIMERKEKASSPSLIHRELDLSLRVVRDLLTQDVDRLLINSNDEQKRLLEFADDFMPRVADKIRIYEGTDPIFEDYGLEAEIERALGKKVWLKSGGYIVIEVTEALTAIDVNTGKFVGKRDLEDTILRTNLEAVKEIAHQLRLRNIGGLVIIDFIDMEHVKNRERVYEALDEALKVDKRKTNILKISDLGIVEMSRKRNRESLTQILTDACSYCDGKGYVKSRRTICYDIFREIDRNGANRAGEKLVVMVNPDVAAMLYDEEWEVVEYLERLVGKRIVIRSVASLHVEDYDIHYG
- the groES gene encoding co-chaperone GroES; translated protein: MKIKPLQDRVIVKRVDEEEKTSGGIIIPDTAKEKPMEGEVVAVGGGKILDNGTKVPMDVKAGDRVLFGKYAGTEVKIDGVEHLIMREDDILGIIEK
- the groL gene encoding chaperonin GroEL (60 kDa chaperone family; promotes refolding of misfolded polypeptides especially under stressful conditions; forms two stacked rings of heptamers to form a barrel-shaped 14mer; ends can be capped by GroES; misfolded proteins enter the barrel where they are refolded when GroES binds); this encodes MAKEIKFDQDAREKILKGVNTLSNAVKVTLGPKGRNVVLEKSFGAPTITKDGVTVAKEIELEDKFENMGAQMVKEVASKTSDVAGDGTTTATLLAQAIFREGAKLVAAGNDPMSIKRGIDKAVGAVVDELGKISKPTKDQTEIAQVGTISANNDETIGNIIADAMAKVGKEGVITVEEAKGMDTTLDIVEGMQFDRGYLSPYFVTDAERMEVVLDEPYLLLHEKKISSMKDLLPILEKIAKTGRPFIIIAEDIEGEALATLVVNKLRGTLSCVAVKAPGFGDRRKAMLEDIAVLTGGRLIAEDLGIKLENIELDDLGKAKRIVVNKEDTTIIDGAGSKADLEGRVKQIRTQIEDTTSDYDREKLQERLAKLIGGVAVINVGAATEVEMKEKKARVEDALNATRAAVEEGIVPGGGVALLRCLKGVDALKLSDAETFGANIIKRALEEPVRQIAENAGLEGSIVVEKVKEGKEGFGLNAQKMEYEDLMKAGIIDPTKVTRIALQNASSVAGLLLTTEAMVAEIPEEHGGGGMPAMPGGMPPGGMY
- a CDS encoding tetratricopeptide repeat protein → MKYSIRAAISGFLLAAVMLLAVTGFPQESEIIQNQVNMFLSIIENRTERIEQDKKDVEAYYERGTARYRLGLLYLFTYEPPYTDEQIETVKNLFDLAVEDFSEVIKRDKDNYDAYISRGMVYGQMDLSFAAVADFTHVIVEDPQNDKAYYARGREYWEMERYEEAKMDYDRACELNPEWLEYFYK
- a CDS encoding tetratricopeptide repeat protein; this translates as MRIRSIQIVTAVLVLLISAPVLSQDAGELVREGVSYLAAGDFEAAGELLDRAVAEDPDNPYAYAYRSMAQVQLGMYGEAIDDALKVLEYSERMGAKDADPLRLMALSNLGTAYIRMEKYEAAVAVLDELIDTDGDDPIPYFLLGEAYRGMDGEDGLKRALDAYTKAIRLDPEYAAAYFYRGVVKTRLGDEEGGIIDRETAIGLDSVYLEK